In Pseudomonas fluorescens NCIMB 11764, a single window of DNA contains:
- the ispA gene encoding (2E,6E)-farnesyl diphosphate synthase — MIAAYSATSQARVNAALETLFNAPSPELARLYEAMRYSVMNGGKRVRPLLAYAACEALGGKAEQANGAACAVELIHAYSLVHDDLPAMDDDDLRRGQPTTHKKFDEACAILAGDGLQSLAFSALLDPRLSSSEAEIRLQMVSALALAAGPAGMVGGQAIDLGSVGLKLDQKALETMHRHKTGALIEVSVKLGALASGRAEKDELKSLKAYAQAIGLAFQVQDDILDVESDTETLGKRQGADIARDKPTYPALLGLDAAKAYALELRDQALHALRPFDAAAEPLRDLARYIVDRRS, encoded by the coding sequence ATGATTGCAGCGTATTCGGCGACCAGCCAGGCCCGCGTCAATGCGGCACTGGAAACCTTGTTCAACGCGCCAAGCCCGGAACTCGCGCGGCTGTACGAAGCCATGCGCTACAGCGTGATGAACGGCGGTAAACGCGTTCGTCCATTGCTGGCCTACGCCGCGTGCGAAGCGTTGGGCGGCAAGGCTGAGCAAGCCAACGGCGCGGCCTGCGCGGTGGAGCTGATTCACGCTTACTCCCTGGTTCACGACGATCTGCCGGCGATGGACGACGACGATCTGCGGCGCGGCCAGCCAACCACCCACAAAAAATTCGATGAAGCCTGCGCAATTCTCGCCGGCGACGGTTTGCAGAGCCTGGCGTTCAGCGCCCTGCTCGACCCGCGCCTGAGCTCATCGGAGGCAGAGATTCGCCTGCAAATGGTCAGCGCTCTGGCGTTGGCGGCAGGCCCGGCGGGCATGGTCGGCGGCCAAGCCATCGACCTCGGTTCGGTGGGCTTGAAGCTCGATCAAAAAGCCTTGGAAACCATGCACCGGCACAAGACCGGCGCGCTGATCGAGGTCAGCGTCAAACTCGGCGCCCTGGCCAGCGGCCGTGCCGAGAAGGACGAACTGAAGTCCTTGAAGGCGTATGCACAGGCCATTGGCCTGGCATTTCAAGTGCAGGACGACATTCTTGACGTCGAAAGTGACACCGAGACCCTTGGCAAACGCCAGGGCGCCGACATCGCTCGCGACAAGCCGACCTACCCGGCCCTGCTCGGCCTCGATGCGGCCAAGGCCTACGCCCTGGAACTGCGCGACCAGGCCCTGCACGCGCTGCGACCGTTTGACGCGGCCGCCGAGCCGTTGCGCGACCTGGCCCGTTATATCGTCGACCGCCGCAGCTGA
- a CDS encoding DUF1175 domain-containing protein, which produces MEGPVTALIRGLGLLAMLLGSRAFASDAAPLDPQQSQVFRAWFVRIAQEQLTQGPSPRWYQQDCAGLVRFAANEALKVHDDKWLRSNGLSNRYLPPELQLSDAQRGLAQQWQQGGGKVGPYVNAIKLIQFNSHLVGRDVAQARPGDLMFFDQGDDQHLMIWMGRYIAYHTGTTTPTDNGMRSASLQQLMTWKDTRWIPDAANPNFIGVYRLNFLSQ; this is translated from the coding sequence ATGGAAGGCCCTGTGACCGCACTTATCCGAGGCCTCGGCCTGCTGGCGATGTTGCTCGGCAGTCGCGCATTTGCCAGTGACGCCGCGCCGCTCGACCCGCAGCAATCCCAGGTGTTTCGCGCCTGGTTCGTGCGCATCGCCCAGGAGCAACTGACCCAAGGCCCGAGCCCGCGCTGGTATCAGCAGGACTGCGCAGGGCTGGTGCGTTTTGCCGCCAACGAAGCGCTGAAAGTCCATGACGACAAATGGCTGCGCAGCAATGGCCTGTCCAACCGCTACCTGCCGCCGGAGCTGCAACTGAGCGACGCCCAACGCGGCCTCGCCCAGCAATGGCAGCAGGGCGGCGGCAAGGTCGGGCCTTACGTCAACGCGATCAAACTGATTCAGTTCAACAGCCATCTGGTGGGCCGCGACGTGGCGCAAGCGCGGCCCGGCGACCTGATGTTTTTCGATCAGGGCGACGACCAGCACCTGATGATCTGGATGGGCCGCTACATCGCCTATCACACCGGCACCACCACCCCCACTGACAACGGCATGCGATCCGCGAGCCTGCAGCAACTCATGACATGGAAGGACACCCGATGGATACCCGACGCAGCCAACCCCAACTTCATCGGCGTCTATCGACTGAACTTTCTCTCCCAATGA
- the dxs gene encoding 1-deoxy-D-xylulose-5-phosphate synthase, translating into MPTTFHEIPRKRPTTPLLDRANTPDGLRRLGEAELETLADELRLELLYTVGQTGGHFGAGLGVIELTIALHYVFDTPDDRLVWDVGHQAYPHKILTGRRERMATLRQKDGVAAFPRRSESEYDTFGVGHSSTSISAALGMAIAARLQNSDRKAIAVIGDGALTAGMAFEALNHAPEVNANMLVILNDNDMSISRNVGGLSNYLAKILSSRTYASMREGSKKVLSRLPGAWEIARRTEEYAKGMLVPGTLFEELGWNYIGPIDGHDLPTLIATLRNMRDLKGPQFLHVVTKKGKGFAPAEVDPIGYHAITKLEPVDAPAAAPKKAGGPKYSGVFGEWLCDMAASDPRLVGITPAMKEGSDLVAFSERFPLRYFDVAIAEQHAVTFAAGMACEGAKPVVAIYSTFLQRGYDQLIHDVAVQNLDVLFAIDRAGLVGEDGPTHAGSFDLSFLRCIPGMLVMTPSDENELRKMLTTGHLYNGPAAVRYPRGNGPNATIEKDLQPIEIGKGVVRRQGSKVALLVFGVQLAEALKVAETLDATVVDMRFVKPLDEALVREIAGSHELLVTIEENAIMGGAGGAVSEFLARENILKSMLHLGLPDSYVEHAKPAQMLAECGLDEAGIEASVRERLELLNI; encoded by the coding sequence ATGCCCACGACGTTTCATGAGATTCCCCGCAAGCGCCCGACCACGCCCCTGCTCGACCGTGCCAACACGCCGGACGGCCTGCGCCGGTTAGGCGAAGCCGAGCTGGAAACCCTGGCCGATGAGTTGCGCCTGGAATTGCTCTACACGGTCGGTCAGACCGGCGGGCATTTCGGTGCAGGCCTGGGCGTCATCGAGCTGACCATCGCGTTGCATTACGTCTTCGACACCCCGGACGACCGGCTGGTGTGGGACGTGGGTCATCAGGCTTATCCGCACAAAATCCTCACCGGCCGTCGCGAGCGCATGGCCACCCTGCGCCAGAAGGACGGCGTTGCAGCCTTCCCGCGTCGTTCCGAGAGCGAGTACGACACCTTTGGCGTCGGCCACTCCAGCACCTCGATCAGCGCAGCGCTGGGCATGGCCATTGCCGCCCGCCTGCAGAACAGTGATCGCAAGGCCATTGCGGTGATCGGCGACGGCGCGTTGACCGCCGGCATGGCGTTCGAAGCGCTGAACCACGCGCCGGAAGTGAACGCCAACATGCTGGTGATCCTCAACGACAACGACATGTCGATCTCGCGCAACGTCGGTGGCTTGTCGAATTACCTGGCGAAAATCCTTTCCAGCCGCACCTACGCGAGCATGCGCGAAGGCAGCAAAAAAGTCCTGTCGCGCCTGCCCGGCGCCTGGGAAATCGCCCGCCGCACCGAAGAATACGCCAAAGGCATGCTGGTCCCCGGCACGCTGTTCGAAGAGTTGGGCTGGAACTACATCGGCCCGATCGATGGCCATGACCTGCCAACCCTGATCGCCACCCTGCGCAACATGCGCGATCTGAAAGGCCCGCAATTCCTGCACGTCGTCACCAAGAAAGGCAAAGGCTTCGCCCCGGCGGAAGTCGACCCGATCGGTTACCACGCGATCACCAAGCTCGAACCCGTCGATGCGCCGGCCGCTGCGCCGAAAAAGGCGGGCGGGCCGAAGTATTCCGGTGTGTTCGGTGAATGGCTGTGCGACATGGCGGCGTCTGATCCACGCCTGGTCGGTATTACACCGGCGATGAAGGAAGGCTCCGATCTGGTGGCGTTCAGCGAGCGTTTTCCGCTGCGCTATTTCGACGTAGCCATCGCCGAGCAACACGCCGTGACCTTCGCGGCCGGCATGGCCTGCGAAGGTGCGAAACCGGTGGTGGCGATTTACTCGACCTTCCTGCAACGCGGCTACGATCAACTGATCCACGACGTGGCGGTGCAAAACCTCGACGTGCTGTTCGCCATCGACCGCGCAGGCCTGGTGGGCGAAGACGGCCCGACGCACGCGGGCAGTTTCGATCTGTCGTTCCTGCGCTGCATCCCCGGCATGCTGGTGATGACCCCGAGCGATGAAAACGAACTGCGCAAAATGCTCACCACCGGCCACCTGTACAACGGCCCGGCGGCGGTGCGTTACCCGCGCGGCAACGGCCCGAACGCAACCATCGAAAAAGACCTGCAACCGATCGAAATCGGCAAAGGCGTGGTTCGCCGCCAGGGCAGCAAAGTTGCCCTGCTGGTGTTTGGCGTACAACTGGCCGAAGCGCTGAAAGTCGCCGAGACGCTGGATGCCACCGTGGTCGACATGCGTTTCGTCAAACCGCTGGATGAAGCGCTGGTTCGCGAGATTGCCGGCAGCCATGAGTTGCTGGTGACCATCGAAGAAAACGCGATCATGGGCGGTGCCGGTGGTGCGGTGAGCGAATTCCTCGCCCGGGAAAACATCCTCAAGTCGATGCTGCACCTGGGCTTGCCGGACAGCTATGTCGAGCACGCCAAGCCGGCGCAAATGCTGGCCGAGTGCGGGTTGGATGAAGCCGGCATTGAAGCGTCGGTGCGTGAACGCCTGGAACTGCTGAACATCTGA
- a CDS encoding alpha-2-macroglobulin family protein yields the protein MTGARMLRFLSLLLVLVLPFSAVNAEDTVEPSGYTPVAGESFFLLADSSFASDEQAMVRLEAPGRDYRRFRMEPYGGADIRVYRIDKPLDFLKRQKNLHRVVSDGQFKGEGLSNTLAYLWDNWYRKSRRVMQRAFSYESRKQVTEEVPELKMGTAIAAPTPYDAQPQFALIPGLPVVSQFRYPLWQAKPIQPPEGVNLAGSSSEFVTVAPGNVYIPLGNLKPGLYLVEALIGKYRATTMVFVSNTVAVSKIAGDELLVWAARKHEGSSVPKVNVLWTDGLGVMSSGATDTDGLLRLKHVSPERSFVIGEDEEGGVFVSENFYYDSEIYDTKLYAFTDRPLYRPGDWVSLKIVGREFKNARDSVAPTAADVNVTVLDATGTALQSLALKLDSKAGTQGRFQLPDNAVAGGYELRFSYKDQAYSSAFRVAEYIKPHFEISLNLAKQDYRTGEPVKGSLVLLYPDGKPVANAKLTLSLRAQQLSMVDNELQYLGQFPVELTSTELTTDAKGNATLDLPAAEKPSRYMLTVFASDGAAYRVRTTKEILIDRGAASFSLRAPQRFSAVGDKVVFSYANEGGSEQSKAVTPSGYSWVRLEDQSTGEGKLAASDKGFTLAFERPGTYNLTLKDDHGRVVGATGHSVTGDGVKAVPGTVEIVLDKPEYKAGDEALALITFPEPVSDALLSLERDKVEATALLSKGGDWLKMEKLSDTQYRARIPVKDNFAPNLTFSVLYTKGGQYSFQNAGIKVIAPQIDVAITTDKEAYQPGDTVSVDLTTQFAGEPIPAHLTVSVVDEMVYALQPEVAPTIDQFFYHPRRNNVRTSASLSFISYDVALPGSPGAPGKANRSERGVKVLERPRREDVDTAAWQPELITDANGKTRFTFKMPDSLTRWRITARAIADDGQVGQKKQFVRSEKPLYLKWSGPSKFRTGDKPDLGVFAFSQADKPVKAELVIHFAGAEQRVPVTLNNGINYIALPAFDLATGEWTAELVQDGKTADALAVRLTATGEGWQVTQSQSLDVASGDTPLTLPVDATDIRLRLDDSPQAMFRSALDDLLSYPYGGVEQTASRLLPLSIAYPTLSSNPQIRDRLRLIMQNSRLRLVQMAGPSASFTWWGMDGEPDAFLTAYAYYADWHASKALELSLPPEHWQRVLEVYSKQAKNTPLLQRALILSFAKQMQLPVNTLLSGLMDDLAKAGEGNAANLMEDGEDSLVMSDPDSALGLAAARALTASLARQSKVTLPDAFNRQLADAQQRLAVSSQPFTEALNLSLQAFDQAHAQALLQRLLPQQSTLERALALTWLQRSIEQASPTIALAPGDGWKKNYGDTGEMYWTWQGAAPVPAVLSLTGTQERPLRAALSFQTKQPPVDPMAVTITRRLSRLVPGDAAFTFKLEAVGSKPLSSDSLYLDEVIITSKAAKPLRYGMIEVPLPPGADVERTTWGIKLMGKAGTEPTALEKARFEPGQMAYAIPVDALSGELRLRHLVRFSQKGQFNLPPVRFTQVYAPQHQALEQKPALGQVTVN from the coding sequence ATGACCGGTGCCCGCATGCTGCGCTTTCTGTCTCTATTGTTGGTGTTGGTCCTGCCTTTTTCGGCAGTGAACGCCGAAGATACCGTCGAGCCGAGCGGCTACACGCCGGTGGCCGGTGAAAGTTTTTTTCTGCTGGCGGACAGCAGTTTTGCCAGTGACGAGCAGGCAATGGTGCGCCTCGAAGCGCCGGGCCGTGACTATCGCCGCTTCCGCATGGAGCCCTACGGCGGCGCGGACATTCGGGTGTATCGCATCGACAAGCCGCTGGATTTCCTCAAGCGCCAGAAGAACCTGCATCGCGTGGTCAGCGACGGTCAATTCAAGGGTGAAGGTCTGTCGAACACCCTCGCGTACCTGTGGGACAACTGGTACCGAAAATCCCGTCGCGTGATGCAGCGGGCGTTTTCCTACGAGTCGCGCAAACAAGTCACCGAGGAAGTGCCTGAACTGAAGATGGGCACCGCGATTGCCGCGCCAACGCCTTACGACGCCCAGCCGCAATTCGCACTGATTCCAGGCCTGCCGGTGGTCAGCCAGTTCCGTTATCCGCTGTGGCAAGCCAAACCGATCCAGCCGCCAGAAGGCGTGAATCTGGCCGGTTCGTCCAGCGAGTTCGTCACTGTCGCGCCAGGCAACGTGTACATCCCGTTGGGCAACCTGAAACCGGGCCTGTATCTGGTGGAAGCGCTGATCGGCAAGTACCGAGCGACCACCATGGTCTTCGTCTCCAACACCGTGGCCGTGAGCAAGATTGCCGGTGATGAATTGCTGGTGTGGGCTGCGCGCAAACATGAAGGCAGTTCGGTGCCGAAAGTGAATGTGCTGTGGACCGATGGCCTCGGCGTGATGAGCAGCGGCGCCACCGATACCGATGGTTTGCTGCGACTGAAACACGTCAGCCCCGAGCGTTCGTTCGTGATCGGCGAGGACGAAGAGGGCGGGGTGTTTGTCTCCGAGAACTTCTATTACGACAGCGAAATCTACGACACCAAACTCTATGCCTTCACCGACCGGCCGCTGTATCGGCCGGGGGATTGGGTGTCGCTGAAAATCGTCGGTCGCGAGTTCAAGAACGCCCGGGATTCCGTGGCACCGACCGCTGCCGACGTCAACGTGACGGTACTCGATGCCACCGGCACCGCGCTGCAATCGCTGGCGCTGAAGCTTGATTCCAAGGCTGGCACTCAAGGCCGATTCCAGTTGCCGGATAACGCCGTGGCCGGCGGTTATGAACTGCGTTTCAGCTACAAGGACCAGGCCTACAGCAGCGCTTTCCGGGTTGCCGAATACATCAAGCCGCACTTCGAAATCTCGTTGAACCTGGCCAAGCAGGATTACCGCACCGGCGAGCCGGTCAAAGGCAGCCTGGTGCTGCTGTACCCGGACGGCAAGCCCGTCGCGAATGCCAAACTGACCCTGAGCCTGCGCGCCCAGCAACTGTCGATGGTCGATAACGAGCTGCAATACCTCGGGCAATTCCCGGTGGAACTGACCAGTACCGAATTGACCACCGACGCCAAAGGCAACGCGACCCTCGACCTGCCCGCCGCCGAGAAACCGAGCCGCTACATGCTCACCGTTTTCGCCAGCGATGGTGCGGCGTATCGGGTCAGGACCACCAAGGAAATCCTCATCGACCGGGGGGCCGCGAGTTTCAGTCTGCGGGCGCCGCAGCGCTTCAGTGCGGTGGGTGACAAGGTTGTTTTCAGCTACGCCAACGAAGGTGGCAGCGAGCAGAGCAAAGCGGTCACGCCGAGCGGCTACAGCTGGGTGCGTCTGGAAGATCAGAGCACCGGTGAAGGCAAACTTGCCGCATCCGATAAGGGCTTCACGCTGGCGTTCGAGCGTCCTGGCACTTACAACCTGACCTTGAAGGATGACCACGGTCGCGTGGTCGGCGCCACAGGCCATTCAGTCACCGGCGATGGCGTCAAAGCCGTGCCCGGCACCGTTGAAATCGTCCTCGACAAACCCGAGTACAAGGCAGGCGACGAAGCCCTTGCGTTGATCACTTTCCCGGAGCCCGTCAGCGATGCACTGCTGTCGCTGGAGCGCGACAAGGTCGAGGCGACTGCGCTGCTGTCCAAGGGCGGTGACTGGCTGAAGATGGAAAAACTCAGCGACACCCAATACCGAGCACGCATCCCGGTGAAGGACAATTTCGCGCCGAACCTGACGTTCTCGGTTCTGTACACCAAGGGCGGTCAATACAGCTTCCAGAACGCCGGCATCAAGGTGATTGCGCCGCAGATCGACGTGGCTATCACCACCGATAAAGAGGCCTATCAACCGGGCGATACCGTGTCCGTCGACCTCACCACCCAATTCGCCGGCGAGCCGATTCCGGCGCACCTGACGGTCAGCGTGGTCGACGAAATGGTCTACGCGCTGCAACCGGAAGTCGCGCCGACCATCGACCAGTTCTTCTACCACCCGCGCCGCAACAACGTGCGCACCAGCGCCAGTCTGTCGTTCATCAGCTACGACGTCGCGTTGCCGGGTAGCCCCGGTGCACCGGGCAAAGCCAACCGCAGCGAGCGCGGGGTGAAAGTGCTGGAGCGGCCACGTCGTGAAGACGTCGACACCGCCGCATGGCAGCCGGAATTGATCACCGACGCCAACGGCAAAACCCGCTTCACCTTCAAGATGCCGGACTCGCTGACCCGCTGGCGCATCACCGCGCGAGCCATCGCCGATGACGGTCAGGTCGGGCAGAAAAAGCAATTCGTGCGCTCGGAAAAACCGCTGTACCTGAAGTGGAGCGGCCCGAGCAAATTCCGTACGGGCGACAAGCCGGATCTCGGTGTGTTCGCCTTCAGCCAGGCGGACAAACCGGTCAAGGCTGAGCTGGTGATTCATTTCGCCGGTGCCGAACAGCGGGTGCCGGTGACGCTGAACAACGGCATCAACTACATCGCGTTGCCGGCGTTCGACTTGGCCACGGGCGAGTGGACCGCCGAGCTGGTGCAGGACGGCAAAACCGCTGACGCGCTGGCCGTGCGCCTGACCGCGACCGGCGAAGGCTGGCAGGTCACACAAAGCCAAAGCCTGGACGTGGCCAGCGGTGATACGCCGCTGACCTTGCCGGTGGACGCAACGGACATTCGCCTGCGGCTGGATGACAGCCCGCAAGCGATGTTCCGCTCGGCGCTCGACGATTTGCTGAGCTATCCGTACGGCGGCGTCGAGCAGACGGCCAGTCGTTTGCTGCCGTTGAGCATCGCGTACCCGACCTTATCGTCGAACCCGCAGATCCGCGATCGCTTGCGGTTGATCATGCAAAACAGCCGTCTGCGCCTGGTGCAAATGGCCGGGCCTTCGGCGAGCTTCACCTGGTGGGGCATGGACGGTGAGCCGGACGCGTTTCTCACGGCTTACGCGTATTACGCCGACTGGCACGCCAGCAAAGCCTTGGAACTGAGCCTGCCGCCGGAGCATTGGCAGCGGGTGCTGGAGGTCTATTCGAAACAGGCCAAAAATACGCCGCTGTTGCAGAGAGCGCTGATCCTGTCGTTCGCCAAACAGATGCAATTGCCGGTGAACACCTTGCTCAGCGGTTTGATGGATGATCTGGCGAAAGCGGGCGAGGGCAACGCCGCGAACCTGATGGAGGATGGCGAAGACAGCCTCGTCATGAGTGATCCGGATTCGGCGCTCGGGTTGGCGGCTGCGCGTGCGTTGACGGCATCGTTGGCTCGTCAGTCCAAGGTGACATTGCCCGATGCTTTCAATCGTCAATTGGCCGATGCGCAACAGCGTCTGGCGGTCAGTTCCCAGCCGTTTACCGAAGCGTTGAACCTGTCGTTGCAAGCCTTCGATCAGGCTCACGCGCAAGCCTTGTTGCAACGTCTGTTGCCGCAGCAATCGACCCTGGAGCGCGCGTTGGCGCTGACCTGGTTGCAACGCAGCATCGAGCAGGCTTCGCCCACCATCGCACTGGCACCGGGTGACGGCTGGAAGAAAAACTACGGTGATACCGGTGAGATGTATTGGACGTGGCAGGGCGCTGCGCCCGTACCGGCAGTGTTGTCGCTGACCGGGACGCAAGAGCGCCCGTTGCGGGCAGCGTTGAGTTTCCAGACTAAACAACCGCCGGTTGATCCGATGGCCGTGACCATCACCCGTCGGCTGTCGCGTCTGGTGCCGGGTGACGCGGCCTTCACCTTCAAACTCGAAGCGGTTGGCAGCAAGCCGTTGTCCAGCGACAGCCTGTATCTGGACGAAGTGATCATCACCAGCAAAGCCGCCAAGCCGCTGCGTTACGGGATGATCGAAGTGCCTCTGCCGCCGGGCGCGGATGTCGAGCGCACCACGTGGGGCATCAAATTGATGGGCAAGGCCGGTACTGAACCGACTGCGCTGGAGAAGGCGCGCTTCGAACCGGGTCAGATGGCTTACGCGATTCCGGTGGACGCCTTGAGTGGTGAATTGCGGCTGCGTCATCTGGTGCGCTTCTCGCAGAAAGGCCAGTTCAACCTGCCGCCAGTGCGTTTCACTCAGGTCTACGCGCCACAGCATCAGGCTCTGGAACAGAAACCGGCGCTGGGTCAGGTCACGGTCAACTGA
- a CDS encoding exodeoxyribonuclease VII small subunit — MARKKAALDFEQSLADLQTLVERLENGELSLEDSLTAFEQGIGLTRDCQAALAQAEQKVQVLLERDGELAEEPFDADQPE; from the coding sequence ATGGCCCGTAAAAAAGCTGCACTGGATTTCGAACAATCCCTCGCCGACCTGCAAACGCTGGTGGAGCGACTGGAGAACGGCGAACTGTCGCTGGAAGACTCGCTGACCGCTTTCGAGCAGGGCATCGGTCTGACCCGCGATTGCCAGGCAGCGCTGGCCCAGGCCGAGCAAAAGGTTCAAGTGCTGCTCGAGCGTGATGGCGAGCTGGCCGAGGAACCCTTCGACGCGGATCAACCAGAATGA
- a CDS encoding DUF2138 domain-containing protein, with amino-acid sequence MSDNTVSPAAETPAAKTPRRWPALLVGLVLVAGVAAGLGWFMHKPKAPPAELASDKLGMSRPDGLLETHSLSQLPKDLLAVPFLKETLTEDFVFYYEAHADRLGLIGSLRRIIYEHDLKLQDSLIEQLFDQPADVALWRGADGRLKDFLLVMDRGGLAKVLEPLAKVALDDSQLTQLSEIKVGGDVVPLYQLTYNHSKALLFASHGDKLVVLSNPAKLYETGHGPVDEPGMVSTESLEALLGGQKLFPEAFGLPPRAPEVKQRLSVNSSVLAMGYQRFIPNFAGLRFDMDDKGWHSFLAMDELENQPDFDFKPIWQAMPMGASACVALPLAAEQQKPLLVKLGAEETVAHALTEHMAGAAGLCWYADSRLYTPLLVASLNDDDSAKLDGDLGSLFGSMVGAYEGNVEEHAFPVVEKQEGEHHQWQRQVSSNFGPYKAKDAENPDAITGKAFMKVSLARHGSTLLFSLDDKLVDKALGTLDKRFPPMADVVPKDLLMPVYFGPDSMAQLMQQETLDSLPQDMEPVFYNAAQTYLIPKLRKLGGYGKYALTLPEGSEPDGHWQWLPLEWKAL; translated from the coding sequence ATGAGCGATAACACTGTTTCTCCGGCCGCCGAAACGCCTGCAGCCAAAACTCCTCGCCGCTGGCCGGCGCTGCTGGTCGGGCTGGTCCTAGTGGCCGGTGTCGCGGCCGGGTTGGGCTGGTTCATGCACAAACCCAAGGCGCCTCCGGCGGAGTTGGCCAGCGATAAACTGGGCATGAGCCGGCCGGACGGTCTGCTCGAAACCCACTCCTTGAGCCAGTTGCCCAAAGACTTGCTGGCGGTGCCGTTCCTCAAGGAAACCCTCACCGAAGATTTCGTCTTCTATTACGAAGCCCATGCCGATCGCCTTGGCTTGATCGGCAGTCTGCGCCGGATCATCTACGAACATGACCTGAAATTGCAGGACAGCCTGATCGAACAGCTTTTCGATCAACCGGCGGACGTAGCGTTGTGGCGCGGGGCGGATGGCCGCCTGAAAGACTTTTTGTTGGTGATGGATCGTGGTGGTCTGGCCAAAGTGCTGGAGCCGCTGGCGAAAGTGGCGCTGGATGATTCGCAGCTGACCCAGCTCAGTGAGATCAAGGTCGGCGGTGATGTGGTGCCGCTTTATCAGCTCACCTACAACCACAGCAAAGCGCTGCTGTTCGCCTCCCATGGCGACAAACTGGTGGTGCTGTCCAACCCGGCCAAACTCTACGAGACCGGCCACGGTCCGGTCGATGAACCCGGCATGGTCTCGACTGAATCGCTGGAAGCACTGCTTGGCGGGCAGAAACTGTTCCCCGAAGCCTTCGGCCTGCCACCCCGCGCCCCTGAAGTGAAACAACGCCTCTCGGTCAATTCCAGCGTCCTGGCCATGGGTTACCAGCGTTTCATCCCGAACTTCGCCGGCCTGCGTTTCGATATGGACGACAAGGGCTGGCACAGCTTCCTCGCCATGGACGAACTGGAAAACCAGCCGGACTTCGATTTCAAACCGATCTGGCAAGCCATGCCGATGGGGGCCAGCGCTTGTGTGGCGCTACCGCTCGCCGCCGAACAACAGAAACCGTTGCTGGTGAAACTCGGCGCCGAAGAAACCGTGGCCCATGCCCTGACCGAACACATGGCCGGTGCTGCCGGCCTCTGCTGGTACGCCGATTCGCGGCTGTACACGCCGCTGCTGGTGGCCAGCCTGAACGATGATGACAGCGCCAAACTCGACGGCGACCTGGGCAGCCTTTTCGGTTCGATGGTCGGCGCCTACGAAGGTAACGTCGAAGAACACGCGTTCCCGGTGGTGGAAAAACAGGAAGGTGAACACCACCAGTGGCAGCGTCAGGTCAGCTCCAACTTCGGCCCTTACAAAGCCAAGGATGCCGAGAACCCGGACGCGATCACCGGCAAGGCCTTCATGAAAGTCAGCCTGGCGCGCCACGGTTCGACACTGCTGTTTTCCCTCGATGACAAGCTGGTGGACAAAGCCCTCGGCACCCTCGACAAACGTTTCCCGCCGATGGCCGACGTGGTGCCGAAAGACCTGCTGATGCCGGTCTACTTCGGCCCGGATTCCATGGCGCAACTGATGCAACAGGAAACCCTCGACAGCCTGCCGCAGGACATGGAGCCGGTGTTCTATAACGCCGCGCAAACTTACCTGATCCCGAAACTGCGCAAGCTCGGTGGCTACGGAAAATACGCGCTGACGTTGCCGGAAGGCAGCGAGCCCGACGGCCACTGGCAATGGCTGCCACTGGAATGGAAGGCCCTGTGA
- a CDS encoding YfaP family protein: MRSFFLCLMGWVCATAACAEPAAELSEPVGGWRYNGLLDRSENPQVAYPTPPIDRGVQRNRTMIQGELKAIGTQRGPHTLAVNGNPLNLYTDDQGRFARPYAFGAGSNSVEVRSAEGKSLKRVQFYEANNLRTPARIRVVLGWDDPKAELDLHIVTPDGQHAFWARPAMSNGGGLDPDGVDGPGPEMFTMTAPLHGTYLVYVNYWGNFGSGGYNFDETSNQNEVITSQINLVLNENTVDEKRETFIVPLRAIGDLLLVKTFNY, encoded by the coding sequence ATGCGTTCATTTTTTCTATGCCTGATGGGGTGGGTCTGCGCGACGGCTGCCTGCGCCGAGCCGGCGGCCGAGCTGTCGGAGCCGGTGGGCGGCTGGCGCTACAACGGCCTGCTCGATCGCAGCGAAAACCCACAAGTGGCCTATCCCACGCCGCCCATCGACCGGGGCGTGCAGCGCAATCGCACGATGATCCAGGGCGAGCTCAAGGCCATTGGCACGCAACGCGGGCCGCACACGCTGGCGGTCAACGGCAATCCATTGAACCTCTACACCGACGACCAAGGACGTTTCGCCCGGCCGTACGCGTTTGGCGCCGGTTCCAATAGCGTCGAAGTGCGCAGTGCCGAAGGCAAATCCCTCAAGCGCGTTCAGTTCTACGAAGCCAATAACCTGCGCACCCCGGCGCGGATTCGCGTGGTGCTGGGTTGGGACGATCCGAAGGCTGAACTCGACCTGCACATTGTTACCCCCGACGGCCAGCATGCGTTCTGGGCTCGCCCGGCGATGAGCAACGGCGGAGGCCTGGACCCGGACGGCGTCGATGGCCCCGGCCCGGAAATGTTCACCATGACCGCGCCGCTGCATGGCACCTATCTGGTTTACGTGAACTATTGGGGCAACTTCGGCAGCGGCGGCTATAACTTCGATGAGACCAGCAACCAGAACGAGGTGATCACCTCGCAGATCAATCTGGTGCTCAACGAAAACACCGTCGACGAAAAACGCGAAACCTTCATCGTGCCCCTGCGCGCGATCGGTGACCTGCTGCTGGTCAAGACTTTCAACTATTAA